In a genomic window of Methanosarcina horonobensis HB-1 = JCM 15518:
- the ilvE gene encoding branched-chain-amino-acid transaminase yields the protein MQIYINGEYYEKEDAKVSVFDHGFLYGDGVFEGIRIYSGKIFKLKEHLDRLYKSAKALMLEIPLTPDELKKDVEDAVKRNQKENGYIRLVISRGEGDLGVNPFLCKKASVIIIVGDIQLYPEKYYTEGISVITSSLRRISPDCFDVRIKSLNYLNNALAKIEAAQVGCMEAIMLTREGYVAECTADNIFTVSNGVLYTPCLTDCALEGITRNFVMEIAENAGMTVREIHLTQYDLYNADECFLTGTGAELIPVTKIDGRVIGSGRSGKWTQKLAELFHEAVYM from the coding sequence ATGCAAATCTACATCAATGGAGAGTATTACGAAAAGGAAGATGCTAAGGTATCTGTGTTTGATCACGGCTTTCTTTATGGAGATGGAGTTTTCGAAGGAATTAGGATTTATTCCGGGAAAATATTCAAGCTAAAAGAACACCTGGACAGACTTTATAAAAGTGCAAAGGCCCTGATGCTCGAAATTCCATTAACTCCAGATGAATTAAAAAAGGATGTTGAGGATGCTGTGAAGCGTAACCAGAAAGAGAATGGCTATATTCGACTGGTGATTTCACGGGGTGAAGGGGATCTTGGAGTAAACCCGTTCCTCTGCAAAAAGGCTTCAGTAATTATCATTGTAGGGGATATTCAGCTTTATCCCGAAAAGTATTACACAGAAGGAATCTCGGTTATCACATCCAGTCTCAGGCGGATAAGCCCAGATTGCTTTGATGTTCGGATCAAATCTCTCAATTATTTGAACAATGCCCTTGCGAAGATCGAGGCGGCACAAGTAGGATGCATGGAAGCGATAATGCTGACTCGAGAAGGCTATGTAGCGGAGTGCACTGCAGACAACATCTTTACAGTGTCGAATGGGGTTCTTTATACACCCTGCCTGACAGACTGTGCCCTTGAAGGAATAACCCGTAATTTTGTGATGGAAATTGCCGAAAACGCCGGAATGACTGTCCGAGAAATCCATTTAACGCAGTATGATCTTTACAACGCAGACGAATGTTTCCTGACTGGAACAGGAGCGGAGTTAATTCCGGTCACAAAAATCGACGGTCGTGTAATCGGCAGTGGTAGGTCTGGTAAATGGACGCAAAAACTAGCAGAACTCTTCCATGAGGCAGTATACATGTAA